The Podospora bellae-mahoneyi strain CBS 112042 chromosome 7, whole genome shotgun sequence genomic sequence GAAGAGATGGACGTTCGGTGTTGTTGTACGGTACTCCGGGTTAGGGTTTCTCCAGGACTGATTGGCCAATGCTTGCAGGTGCACAAGCCCGCTGCCAGCCGGTCAGACACTCACCGCCTTTATTTTGACCGCCTGGCAGAAACCGGGCAGTTGGTGGGGCCCATTTGTCGTGCTGCTCAACTGCGGCCGTGTTTCTGTACTCGGTCTGCCATCAAAACATCAGTTTACATACTCGTCTTTACGTCGCATTCGCTACATCCAAACATATTTCACCATGGCGCCCGTATCGATGGACCTCGACGACGCGTCTCCTGCCTTGCGGGGTCTAGGTGGTGTGAATGGCCCTCCCACTGCACCAGTCACCGAGGTGATTGCAAACTTCAGGCCAACCAAGCTGTTCAATCGTGAAGACATCGAGGACAACAAGTCGAATCCTTACATTCTCTCGATCGATTTCGACGACCCTGGTGAGCTTTGCATGACCTCTGAGAGCGATAGGACGATTCAGATCTACAATGTCAAAGAGGGTCGACATGACAAGATGCTCATCAGCAAGAAGTATGGTGTGAAGCTTGCCAAGTTCACCCACACAAGTTCAAGTGTCATTTACGCCAGTACTCGCGAAAATGGTGGGAATCACTGCCGCCTGACTACCCAATGGCTTCTAACAAGTGAGAACAGACGCGATCAGATATCTCGCAACCCACGACAGCTCCTTCATCCGCTACTTTGACGGCCACGAAGGCGCCGTGACCTGTCTCGCCATGCACCCGGGCACCGACAACTTTATCTCCTGCAGCCTTGACAACACGGTTAGGTTATGGAACACCCAAACCAAGAACTGGACTGGTACACTCTATCTCAACACCCCCTACCTGTCGGCGTGGGACCCGTCGGGCCAGGTGTTCGCGGTTGCTAGCCCTAGCAGCGGAAGCATTCTCCTCTACGACTATCGCAACTACCATAAAGCGCCGTTCTCGACGTTCGACCTCGTCAAAGCCAGAGGGCCCGCCGATCCAGAGATGGCTTTTAGGGGATGGACGAAGCTGGAGTTCTCCAACGACGGGAAGCACATCCTTCTTGGGTCGCGAGGTAACGGCCATTTCCTGCTGGACTCGTTTGACGGCAGCCTCAAAGCCTTCCTCAGGAAGCCGAACGGTGGTACAAGACGGCTTGCCGCCGGCGAGAACGACGGCGGACACGTGGAAAGCAGCGGCGAGTGCTGCTTCACCCCTGACGGTCGCTATGTCTTGAGCGGTGGAAAATCAGACTTGTTGGTCTGGGACACGCTCATGACACCAGACTCGAAGCAAGTCTTGGAGCCAGCGCATATtttggaagagaagagagaggcaGCCGTGGTGGCGTACAACCCGCGGTACAACATGATTGCGACGGCAGACCAGGAGCTGCTGTTTTGGCTTCCAGACCCCACCAATTCGTAGAAAGAAAAGTATGGGGTGAAGTCGGCAGACGAGTATTTCTTATGGCAAGACAAGATCCCTGGGACGACAATGTTCCAGAGGATGGTTAGGGGCGTGccattttttatttatttttggCTGTAAAGTAGCAGTTATGATACCCATGGGATATTTCGGGCGTATTGGCGCGGGCAAAAAAGCTTTGTAGACAAAAGTAGTGTTGTTGAATAATTTGATTTGGGATTATCTTTTGAGCATTATTTTTATCTATTGAGCTGCTGTTGAGACGTCGATGCTGTTTGAAGTTAGGGGAAGAAAGCACTCCAAGCGCCCCGCATTTTAGTCCAGCCAGCTTGGCCCCACCGGAAACTGTCGCTCGAGGTGTGGACATTCACCGATGACATCCAATTCTCGAAGCTTGCGACCTTGTTTGACCATTCAACCTTGACGACACGACCTCTCCCAGTCGCAGCGCGTGCGCAAATTGATTTTTCCTGTCCCCATTTAAATTTTTTCACAAACTACGCGCTGCGAACCGAGTGTCAGAACAACACCGTCAAGATGCCCTACTACTCCAAATCAGAAGACTGGCTGCatcactcctccctcttgcTCGCCGCTCGACCTACTACTGTttgtcttctcctcccccctcccccccccctttttttcctgtTATTGTCCCAACTAATTTTGTGGTATGGCAGACAAGAATATCAACAAACtaccacctctcccccgcccGCCGAACCCCCAAGTCTGCCACGCCCGAGCAGGTagttgaggatgagaagaggggAAAGAGGGGACACTTGGTGATCACGACGTTTGACCCAAAGAGCGGGGTTAGTCTCAAGTACAAGACTAGCAAGGCGCaggaggtggggaggttggtgcaGATGCTTGGAACgttggcggggagggcggctgggagggaggaagaaaggggggtgaagaaggaggagggggatgtggagatggaggaggcggcggcggacgggggagctggggagggaCAGGGGAGTGGGATTGCTATGCCggttgtggctgctgctgagaagcAAGTACCGCaggtgggaggggcaggtggtggtggggggaagaagaagaagaaggggaagaggtaatgggtggggggatgatgagggagggaACGTCAAGAGGTAACCGCAGAGTCGAAGTCATCAAATATAATAAAGAAATCAGCCCAAGGGTTTCCAAAGGGCCACACAAGACGGTTGAACGCGCGTGACTGTTGGAAATGGGAAGCATTCGTTAAAGGCACAGGGTGCGAGCGGGAGAGGACTATCAAGATTTCTAGACAAAATGGGCAGCATCAAGTCGTGGACAACATGGGTGAACGCCAGTCTTTCCCACACGACAACAAAAATGGCATAGTAACAACCGAGACATCAAAACTGGACACAATCACATTCGACACCAAGATGTTTCATGCGAGGAACAAACAGTGCAGTGCAATCCCTTCATTAGATGAGGTCCTACTCATACAATCCCATACTACTTATGTATGTCTCTTTCCATCCCAAATACCCCACCTCATACTCATGAggcatccatcatccatccataAAAGAACCCATTTCGTTCTTTGTTTTGCGCGTtcagcaaaaacaaaactccAGACGCCTTTCAATGATGTGGAAATCCACGCCTGCCTACCGTAACCCGTAACAAAAAAGTCATTGTTGTACATGACCTTCAGGGGATTACTATCCAACATACAAGATTTGTCCGCCCGCTCCGCCTGTGTGACGTTATCCTTCTGTCTATACCAGAAGTTtatgaaaagaagaaaaaaagaaatgcGTGAGGGGGTATTAGTCGTTAtaaaaagacaaaaagagCAGAGAAatcagcagcagcgcaaATGACAAGACGCTCAAAAGTCCTCGTCAAAGGCAAAGTCGCCGCCATTCTCGTTCTTGCTCTCCTCAGCAGACTCCTCAAACTTCTTGGTGCTGTTCATGACACCGGCCTTCTGGTACTCGCCGACACGCTTCTCGAAGAAGTTGGTCTTGCCGCCGAGGGAGATGTTCTCCATGAAGTcgaaggggttggtggagcgGTAGATCTTGTCGTTGCCGAGAGCGACAAGGAGACGGTCAGCGACGAACTCGATGTACTGCTTCATGAGGTTCGAGTTCATGCCGAGCAGGGCGCAGGGAAGAGCCTCAGTGAGGAACTCCTGCTCAATGGTGACGGCATCGCGGATGATGTCCTCGACGAGCTGCTTGCTGggtctgttgttgaggtgAGAGAACAGAAGGCAGGCAAAGTCGGTGTGGAGACCCTCATCACGGGAGATAAGCTcgttggagaaggtgagaCCAGGCATGAGGCCGCGCTTCTTGAGCCAGAATATGGAGGCGAAAGCACCACTGAAGAAGataccctcaacagcagcgaAGGCAACAAGGCGCTGGGCGAAGGAGGCATCCTTGTCGGAGATCCACCGAAGGGCCCAGTCGGCCTTCTTGCGGATGCAGGGAATGGTGTCGATGGCATTGAAGAGGTAGGTGCGCTGAGATGGCTCCTTGATGTAGGTATCAATGAGAAGGGAGTAGGTCTCGGAGT encodes the following:
- a CDS encoding hypothetical protein (COG:A; COG:B; COG:O; EggNog:ENOG503NWRZ), encoding MAPVSMDLDDASPALRGLGGVNGPPTAPVTEVIANFRPTKLFNREDIEDNKSNPYILSIDFDDPGELCMTSESDRTIQIYNVKEGRHDKMLISKKYGVKLAKFTHTSSSVIYASTRENDAIRYLATHDSSFIRYFDGHEGAVTCLAMHPGTDNFISCSLDNTVRLWNTQTKNWTGTLYLNTPYLSAWDPSGQVFAVASPSSGSILLYDYRNYHKAPFSTFDLVKARGPADPEMAFRGWTKLEFSNDGKHILLGSRGNGHFLLDSFDGSLKAFLRKPNGGTRRLAAGENDGGHVESSGECCFTPDGRYVLSGGKSDLLVWDTLMTPDSKQVLEPAHILEEKREAAVVAYNPRYNMIATADQELLFWLPDPTNS
- a CDS encoding hypothetical protein (EggNog:ENOG503P556; COG:S), with protein sequence MPYYSKSEDWLHHSSLLLAARPTTTRISTNYHLSPARRTPKSATPEQVVEDEKRGKRGHLVITTFDPKSGVSLKYKTSKAQEVGRLVQMLGTLAGRAAGREEERGVKKEEGDVEMEEAAADGGAGEGQGSGIAMPVVAAAEKQVPQVGGAGGGGGKKKKKGKR
- the RNR2 gene encoding Ribonucleotide-diphosphate reductase (RNR), small subunit (EggNog:ENOG503NW0V; COG:F), with protein sequence MAAEITPSKQAASALDAFKMESPVKKLNFAPSDKENNPFDADLTTLEAEMDAKFENKKEEIKTVAAPEPKQELLDEPLLTENPQRFVLFPIKYHEVWQMYKKAEASFWTAEEIDLSKDLHDWSNKLNDDEKFFISHILAFFAASDGIVNENLVERFSAEVQIPEARCFYGFQIMMENIHSETYSLLIDTYIKEPSQRTYLFNAIDTIPCIRKKADWALRWISDKDASFAQRLVAFAAVEGIFFSGAFASIFWLKKRGLMPGLTFSNELISRDEGLHTDFACLLFSHLNNRPSKQLVEDIIRDAVTIEQEFLTEALPCALLGMNSNLMKQYIEFVADRLLVALGNDKIYRSTNPFDFMENISLGGKTNFFEKRVGEYQKAGVMNSTKKFEESAEESKNENGGDFAFDEDF